One Paenibacillus sp. SYP-B4298 genomic window, TTGCATGAGAGCGAGAGCCTAGAGAAGATGACGGACACACTCGCGCCGCGCGGGCCGGATGCGTCTGGAACATGGATTACAACCCACTGTGCGCTCGGGCATCGCAGATTAAGTGTGATGGACCCGGCTAACGGCGCGCAGCCCATGATACGTCAATCAGGCGATGATACGTATGTGATCGTATATAATGGCGAGCTATATAATGCCCCCGAGTTAAAAAAAGAGCTGGAGCAGCATGGCCGCCGCTTCACAACCACCTGTGATACGGAAGTGCTGCTCTATGCCTACATCGAGTGGGGCAAGGCATGTCTGGACCGCTTCAACGGCATCTTCGCCTTCGCGATCTGGAACAGTAAGGAAGAGAGCCTGTTCCTCGCCCGTGACCGCGTCGGAGTAAAGCCGCTGTTCATTAGCCGAATCAACGGGCGGTTTCTATTCGGGTCGGAGCCCAAGGCGATCCTTGCTCATCCGGCGGTCTCCACCGATGTCGGCGCGGAAGGGATCGCTGAGATCTTCATGAACGGCCCGGCCCGCACACCCGGTCAGGGAGTCTATAAGCATCTGTCCGAGCTGCTGCCCGGACAGTGTATGACGGTTGACCGCGCTGGCGTGCAGCTCCGCACATATTGGAAGCTCGAGAACAAGCCTCATACGGATAACGCAGAGCAGACCGCCGAGCATGTCCGCTGGCTGCTGGAGGATACCGTTCATCGGCAATTGGCCTCTGATGTGCCGGTGGGCACGCTGCTATCTGGCGGTCTGGACTCCAGCGCGCTGACCTCCATCGCAGCCGCCTACTACACCAAGCAAGGACTGGGCGCCATCGATACCTTTTCCGTCGATTTCACGGACAATGACAAGCACTTTCAAGCGCATGCCTTCCAGCCCAACTCGGATGCCCCGTTCATACATGTCATGTCGGATTACCTGGGCTCCCGCCATACCTTTATCGAGTTCGACACCCCTGAGCTGACGAATGCTCTGGATGCGGCTGTTGAAGCCAGGGATTTGCCGGGAATGGCTGATGTCGATGGCTCGCTATACATGTTCTGCCGGGAGATCAAGAAGGGGGTGACCGTCGCCATCTCGGGCGAGGCAGCCGATGAGATCTTCGGCGGCTATCCATGGTTTCATCGCGAGGAGGCGCTGAATGCCGATACCTTCCCCTGGGCACTATCAGCCACGATGCGCGCCGGCCTCCTGTCCCCGGATGTCGCCTCATGGATTAAGCCGCTCGACTACGTGCGCGACCGCTATCATGACGCCGTGGCAGAGGTGCCCAGGCAGGACGGAGACACGCCACAGCAGCAACGCATGCGCCGGATGTCCTACCTCAATATCACCCGCTTCATGCCCACACTGCTTGACCGCAAGGATCGGATGAGCATGGCGGTTGGCCTGGAGGTGCGTGTTCCCTTCTGCGACCATCGGTTGGTTGAATATGTATATAACATTCCATGGGAAATCAAAACCTCCGGCGGGCAGGAGAAAGGCATCCTGCGGCGGGCACTGGAGGGCATTCTGCCAGATGACATATTAAATCGCAAAAAAAGTCCCTACCCCAAAACCTATCATCCGAGCTACCTGCACAGCGTCCGCACCCGGCTTACTGCGATTCTCGATAATCCATCCTCGCCGCTGCTGTCGCTAATCAACGTGCCCCACTTACGCAAGCTGATGGAGTCCACAGATGCCTCCTCCAACCTCCCATGGTTCGGGCAGCTTATGTCCGGCCCGCAGTTGTTCGCGTATTTGATTCAGGTTAATCATTGGCTGGAGCACTACCGAATCTCGATTAAGTAGGTGTTAGCATCATAAGCGCATCATAAGCGTTATCGGCTACACACGCCGTTGACGAGTAGAAGGCTCCGTATCAGATAGATAGATAAGAACTTATGAGGTATCGCATGTTCAACTGATTATATAAAAAAACAGGAGCTGCGCCCCTGATCTGCATCTTACAGATCAGGAGCCAGCTCCTGAATCAACTTCGCCAATGCGAGTCCGCGATGGCTGACCGACTGCTTCTCATCGGTGGTCAACTGTCCCATCGTCCGCCCGAACGCAGGCACCCAGAACAACGGATCATAGCCGAAGCCCCCCTCGCCGAGCGGCTTGTTAATGATGTATCCCTCACAGGCGCCATCGGCATGATAGATCTGACGCTGCACCGGATCGTACACGACCAGACTGCATACAAAGCGCGCACTGCTCAGCGCCTCAAGATCGGTGGGCATAATCAGCTCCGCATTCCACTGGCCTGAGCGCTCCGCCGACCGCTTGCCGAGCTCCTCCAGCAGCTTGCGGTTGTTGGCTCCATCGCCTGCTCCTTCTCCTGCATAGCGCGCCGAGTAGACGCCCGGCTCGCCGCCCAGCGCATCAACGCACAGCCCGGAGTCATCCGCGAGCACGGGCACGCCCAGACGCTCGCCAACTGCCTTCGCCTTAATCAGCGCATTGTCATAGAACGTCTCGCCGTCCTCCACAATCTCGGGCAGGTTGTCAAAGTCGAACATGCTCTTGACTTCCATCCCCAGCTTGGCGAAGGCGTGAGCGAACTCCCTCACCTTGCCCTTGTTCTGGGTAGCGACGATGATCGTGCTTCCAGTCAGCTTCACAGTGTGCTCCCTCCGATTCGCAGCCCGGCTTCGCCCAGCACTTCCTTCTGTCTGTCAATCAGCTCATGAATGCCCAGCTCTGCCGACTGCAGCAGTTGATTCAGCTCGTCCCGCGAGAACGGGGCCTCCTCTCCTGTGCCCTGCACCTCGACAAACTTGCCCGTGCCCGTCATCACGACATTCATATCCACCTTCGCCTTCGAGTCTTCCTCGTAGTTCAGGTCGAGCAGCGTCTGGTTCTGATGAATGCCGACACTGACGGACGCCAAATAATCTGTAATCGGGTACTTTACGAAGTTGACGGTCGAGCTAAGCTTGTGAATGGCCAGCGCCAGCGCGACGAACGCGCCCGTAATCGAGGTCGTGCGAGTCCCCCCGTCCGCCTGGATGACATCGCAATCCAGCGTGATCGTGCGCTCGCCAAGCGCCTGCAGATCCACGATGGAGCGCAGCGACCTGCCGATCAGCCGTTGAATCTCCATCGTTCGGCCCGTCAGCTTGCCGCGCGCTGCCTCCCGCTGATTTCTGACTTGCGTCGCCCTGGGCAGCATCGCATACTCCGCGTTAATCCATCCCTTGCCCTGTCCTTTCAGAAATGGGGGAACCCGCTCCTCCACCGATGCTGTACACAGCACCTTCGTATCGCCTACCTCGATCCATACCGAGCCTTCGGCATGCTTGTTCGGATGAATGACGAAGGTCACCGGCCGAATCTGATTGGGAAGTCTTCCATCCGTTCTCATCATTTTATTGCCTCCTGAATTAAACTATTCTCCATTTTATCAAATCCCTTCATCAAAAGCACCCCTCCCGCATAAATCTGCCCGTTGAATCAAAACCAGGCATGCGGTTTAATTCCTATAAATCTATTGTATACTAGCTGTACACTTCAACATTATTGGGGTTTGGCCGATTAGTTAACAGGCTGAAATTGTTACTTCTCGGACAGCCTCGGATTGATATTGCCATGGAGTAGCTACAATGATAGGAGGAGCCGTTATCATTCGAAGATTAGGCTATGCCGCTACTGATCGATTGTTGATCATCAATGCAGACGATTTCGGACTGACCCAGGGAACGAATGAAGCTATAGTGAGCTTGTTTGAAAGCAACTCCATTACCTCTGCCTCGATCATGATGCCTTGCCCCGAGTCCAACGAGGCTATAGCGGCAACCCATCAATACGGGATACGAAGCATCGGAATTCATCTGACACTGACAAGTGATTTGCTCTCTCGCTACACGCCCATCTATAATCAACAAACTTTGCATAGTTTAGTTGAAGCAGATGGTAAATTTCACACAGACGTCGCCATATTGGAACACAATGCCGATGAACATGAAGTCCGAATGGAATTGGACGCTCAGATTCAAAGTGCTCTCTTACAGGGCATTGATCCCACCCATCTTGATAGCCATGCGGGCAGTATTATGGGATTAGCTACAGGCAGGGATTTTTTGGAGCTTACTTTTGATTTATGCGAAAAGTACGGTCTGCCATTTAATCTGCCTACCCGATTAATAGAACAGCCCTTCCTGACTACAGATCAATTAAGGATGTTTCGTAACAGGATCACTTCGGCATGGGATAGAAAGATCGTATTAATTGATGACATCGTTTCGCTTCCTTACTGCGTTCACCCCTCACCTACATACGACAAAATGAAGATACAGTTAGGCCAGATGTTAAAGAATATAAAGCCTGGGATCACCCAATTAACCATACATCCGTCAAAATTAACCGATCGGTTACGATCCATAACGAACTGTTATCACGAACGAGAAATCGAGCACCGTCTACTTCAGGATAGGGATATTCAGCAATTAATTGACAGGGAACAGATTAAGCTTATATCATGGAAAGACATTCGAGACCTTCAACGAAGCTCCTAGATTTCCACTCATCGTAAGGCTGTGAAGCAACAACGCAATAAAGGCGCCTTCTGGAACAGTGCTGTTCGTAGAAAGGCGCCTGCTTGTATTCGATTGGTCGGCAACTGATGCCTGAGACTACGACTTAATCGCGTTCAGATAAGACGGACGATC contains:
- the asnB gene encoding asparagine synthase (glutamine-hydrolyzing) translates to MCGITGWIDWTANLLHESESLEKMTDTLAPRGPDASGTWITTHCALGHRRLSVMDPANGAQPMIRQSGDDTYVIVYNGELYNAPELKKELEQHGRRFTTTCDTEVLLYAYIEWGKACLDRFNGIFAFAIWNSKEESLFLARDRVGVKPLFISRINGRFLFGSEPKAILAHPAVSTDVGAEGIAEIFMNGPARTPGQGVYKHLSELLPGQCMTVDRAGVQLRTYWKLENKPHTDNAEQTAEHVRWLLEDTVHRQLASDVPVGTLLSGGLDSSALTSIAAAYYTKQGLGAIDTFSVDFTDNDKHFQAHAFQPNSDAPFIHVMSDYLGSRHTFIEFDTPELTNALDAAVEARDLPGMADVDGSLYMFCREIKKGVTVAISGEAADEIFGGYPWFHREEALNADTFPWALSATMRAGLLSPDVASWIKPLDYVRDRYHDAVAEVPRQDGDTPQQQRMRRMSYLNITRFMPTLLDRKDRMSMAVGLEVRVPFCDHRLVEYVYNIPWEIKTSGGQEKGILRRALEGILPDDILNRKKSPYPKTYHPSYLHSVRTRLTAILDNPSSPLLSLINVPHLRKLMESTDASSNLPWFGQLMSGPQLFAYLIQVNHWLEHYRISIK
- a CDS encoding non-canonical purine NTP pyrophosphatase, translating into MKLTGSTIIVATQNKGKVREFAHAFAKLGMEVKSMFDFDNLPEIVEDGETFYDNALIKAKAVGERLGVPVLADDSGLCVDALGGEPGVYSARYAGEGAGDGANNRKLLEELGKRSAERSGQWNAELIMPTDLEALSSARFVCSLVVYDPVQRQIYHADGACEGYIINKPLGEGGFGYDPLFWVPAFGRTMGQLTTDEKQSVSHRGLALAKLIQELAPDL
- the rph gene encoding ribonuclease PH — translated: MRTDGRLPNQIRPVTFVIHPNKHAEGSVWIEVGDTKVLCTASVEERVPPFLKGQGKGWINAEYAMLPRATQVRNQREAARGKLTGRTMEIQRLIGRSLRSIVDLQALGERTITLDCDVIQADGGTRTTSITGAFVALALAIHKLSSTVNFVKYPITDYLASVSVGIHQNQTLLDLNYEEDSKAKVDMNVVMTGTGKFVEVQGTGEEAPFSRDELNQLLQSAELGIHELIDRQKEVLGEAGLRIGGSTL
- a CDS encoding polysaccharide deacetylase family protein; its protein translation is MIGGAVIIRRLGYAATDRLLIINADDFGLTQGTNEAIVSLFESNSITSASIMMPCPESNEAIAATHQYGIRSIGIHLTLTSDLLSRYTPIYNQQTLHSLVEADGKFHTDVAILEHNADEHEVRMELDAQIQSALLQGIDPTHLDSHAGSIMGLATGRDFLELTFDLCEKYGLPFNLPTRLIEQPFLTTDQLRMFRNRITSAWDRKIVLIDDIVSLPYCVHPSPTYDKMKIQLGQMLKNIKPGITQLTIHPSKLTDRLRSITNCYHEREIEHRLLQDRDIQQLIDREQIKLISWKDIRDLQRSS